From a single Prionailurus bengalensis isolate Pbe53 chromosome A1, Fcat_Pben_1.1_paternal_pri, whole genome shotgun sequence genomic region:
- the LOC122485791 gene encoding E3 ubiquitin-protein ligase TRIM52-like isoform X3 produces MAGCATTPNPMQTLQEEAVCAICLDYFKDPVSIGCGHNFCRGCVTQLWGKEDEEDRDGEEDGWEEDEDDDVEGATGGWDNSIREVLYQGSADEVFQDQEDELWVGDGGVRNWDNMDYVWDQEEEEEEDQDYYLGSLRHDLRIDVYPEEEILEEYEDEEELYPDTHLPPPPPPPPPPPPPPRQFICPQCRKSFKRRSFRPNLQLANMVQIIRQMSPTPYRGSRGNDQGICSKHQEALKLFCEVDKEAICVVCRESRTHKQHSVVPMEEVVQEYKSSS; encoded by the exons ATGGCTGGCTGTGCCACTACTCCTAACCCCATGCAGACCCTTCAGGAGGAAGCGGTGTGTGCCATCTGCCTGGATTACTTCAAGGATCCCGTTTCCATAGGCTGTGGGCACAACTTCTGCCGAGGATGTGTGACCCAGCTGTGGGGCAAGGAAGATGAGGAAGACAGGGACGGGGAAGAAGATGGATGGGAAGAAGACGAGGACGACGATGTGGAGGGGGCCACCGGTGGATGGGACAACTCTATTAGAGAGGTTTTGTACCAGGGCAGTGCTGACGAGGTGTTCCAGGACCAAGAAGATGAACTCTGGGTTGGTGACGGTGGCGTCAGGAATTGGGACAACATGGACTATGTGTGGGaccaggaggaagaagaggaggaagatcaGGACTATTACCTGGGAAGCTTGAGACATGACCTGAGAATTGACGTCTACCCAGAAGAGGAGATATTGGAAGAATACGAGGACGAGGAAGAGCTGTATCCTGACACCCacttgcctcctcctcctccacctcccccccctcctccgccccctcCACGTCAGTTCATCTGTCCCCAGTGCCGAAAGAGCTTTAAGCGTCGCAGCTTTCGTCCCAACTTGCAGCTAGCCAACATGGTCCAGATAATTCGACAGATGAGCCCCACTCCTTATCGAGGAAGTCGGGGGAATGATCAGGGCATCTGCTCCAAACACCAGGAAGCCCTGAAACTTTTTTGTGAAGTGGACAAAGAGGCTATCTGTGTGGTGTGCCGAGAATCCAGGACCCACAAACAACACAGCGTGGTGCCAATGGAGGAGGTGGTGCAGGAGTACAAG AGTTCATCTTGA
- the LOC122485791 gene encoding E3 ubiquitin-protein ligase TRIM52-like isoform X2 yields MAGCATTPNPMQTLQEEAVCAICLDYFKDPVSIGCGHNFCRGCVTQLWGKEDEEDRDGEEDGWEEDEDDDVEGATGGWDNSIREVLYQGSADEVFQDQEDELWVGDGGVRNWDNMDYVWDQEEEEEEDQDYYLGSLRHDLRIDVYPEEEILEEYEDEEELYPDTHLPPPPPPPPPPPPPPRQFICPQCRKSFKRRSFRPNLQLANMVQIIRQMSPTPYRGSRGNDQGICSKHQEALKLFCEVDKEAICVVCRESRTHKQHSVVPMEEVVQEYKILAEPGPHD; encoded by the coding sequence ATGGCTGGCTGTGCCACTACTCCTAACCCCATGCAGACCCTTCAGGAGGAAGCGGTGTGTGCCATCTGCCTGGATTACTTCAAGGATCCCGTTTCCATAGGCTGTGGGCACAACTTCTGCCGAGGATGTGTGACCCAGCTGTGGGGCAAGGAAGATGAGGAAGACAGGGACGGGGAAGAAGATGGATGGGAAGAAGACGAGGACGACGATGTGGAGGGGGCCACCGGTGGATGGGACAACTCTATTAGAGAGGTTTTGTACCAGGGCAGTGCTGACGAGGTGTTCCAGGACCAAGAAGATGAACTCTGGGTTGGTGACGGTGGCGTCAGGAATTGGGACAACATGGACTATGTGTGGGaccaggaggaagaagaggaggaagatcaGGACTATTACCTGGGAAGCTTGAGACATGACCTGAGAATTGACGTCTACCCAGAAGAGGAGATATTGGAAGAATACGAGGACGAGGAAGAGCTGTATCCTGACACCCacttgcctcctcctcctccacctcccccccctcctccgccccctcCACGTCAGTTCATCTGTCCCCAGTGCCGAAAGAGCTTTAAGCGTCGCAGCTTTCGTCCCAACTTGCAGCTAGCCAACATGGTCCAGATAATTCGACAGATGAGCCCCACTCCTTATCGAGGAAGTCGGGGGAATGATCAGGGCATCTGCTCCAAACACCAGGAAGCCCTGAAACTTTTTTGTGAAGTGGACAAAGAGGCTATCTGTGTGGTGTGCCGAGAATCCAGGACCCACAAACAACACAGCGTGGTGCCAATGGAGGAGGTGGTGCAGGAGTACAAG
- the LOC122485791 gene encoding E3 ubiquitin-protein ligase TRIM52-like isoform X1: protein MAGCATTPNPMQTLQEEAVCAICLDYFKDPVSIGCGHNFCRGCVTQLWGKEDEEDRDGEEDGWEEDEDDDVEGATGGWDNSIREVLYQGSADEVFQDQEDELWVGDGGVRNWDNMDYVWDQEEEEEEDQDYYLGSLRHDLRIDVYPEEEILEEYEDEEELYPDTHLPPPPPPPPPPPPPPRQFICPQCRKSFKRRSFRPNLQLANMVQIIRQMSPTPYRGSRGNDQGICSKHQEALKLFCEVDKEAICVVCRESRTHKQHSVVPMEEVVQEYKEKKMKKFVKPCIPSAATTLRGN, encoded by the coding sequence ATGGCTGGCTGTGCCACTACTCCTAACCCCATGCAGACCCTTCAGGAGGAAGCGGTGTGTGCCATCTGCCTGGATTACTTCAAGGATCCCGTTTCCATAGGCTGTGGGCACAACTTCTGCCGAGGATGTGTGACCCAGCTGTGGGGCAAGGAAGATGAGGAAGACAGGGACGGGGAAGAAGATGGATGGGAAGAAGACGAGGACGACGATGTGGAGGGGGCCACCGGTGGATGGGACAACTCTATTAGAGAGGTTTTGTACCAGGGCAGTGCTGACGAGGTGTTCCAGGACCAAGAAGATGAACTCTGGGTTGGTGACGGTGGCGTCAGGAATTGGGACAACATGGACTATGTGTGGGaccaggaggaagaagaggaggaagatcaGGACTATTACCTGGGAAGCTTGAGACATGACCTGAGAATTGACGTCTACCCAGAAGAGGAGATATTGGAAGAATACGAGGACGAGGAAGAGCTGTATCCTGACACCCacttgcctcctcctcctccacctcccccccctcctccgccccctcCACGTCAGTTCATCTGTCCCCAGTGCCGAAAGAGCTTTAAGCGTCGCAGCTTTCGTCCCAACTTGCAGCTAGCCAACATGGTCCAGATAATTCGACAGATGAGCCCCACTCCTTATCGAGGAAGTCGGGGGAATGATCAGGGCATCTGCTCCAAACACCAGGAAGCCCTGAAACTTTTTTGTGAAGTGGACAAAGAGGCTATCTGTGTGGTGTGCCGAGAATCCAGGACCCACAAACAACACAGCGTGGTGCCAATGGAGGAGGTGGTGCAGGAGTACAAG